Proteins found in one Bartonella krasnovii genomic segment:
- the gap gene encoding type I glyceraldehyde-3-phosphate dehydrogenase has protein sequence MTVRVAINGFGRIGRNILRALIESGRKDIEVVAINDLGSVETNAHLLRYDSVHGRFPEDVKVVGDAIDVGTGLIKVCAERDPAQLPWKDLDIDIALECTGIFTARDKAKAHLDAGAKRVLVSAPSEGADLTVVYGVNHQSLSREHRIVSNASCTTNCLAPVAQVLHNTVGIERGFMTTIHSYTGDQPVLDTMHRDLYRARAAALSMIPTSTGAAKAVGLVLPELKGLLDGVSIRVPTPNVSVVDLTFTAQRSTTIEEINTAIAAAARGPLKGILDMTEEKLVSCDFNHNPHSAIFHNDQTKVIDGKLCRVLVWYDNEWGFSNRMSDTAVAFAKTI, from the coding sequence ATGACAGTTCGTGTTGCAATTAATGGGTTTGGTCGTATTGGACGCAATATTTTACGGGCACTGATAGAAAGTGGACGAAAAGATATTGAAGTGGTTGCAATTAATGATTTGGGATCGGTGGAAACAAATGCCCATTTGTTGCGCTATGATTCAGTTCATGGCCGTTTTCCTGAGGATGTTAAGGTGGTGGGCGATGCCATTGATGTGGGAACTGGTTTAATAAAGGTCTGTGCAGAGCGTGATCCAGCACAATTGCCTTGGAAAGATTTGGATATCGATATCGCGTTGGAATGTACGGGCATTTTTACGGCGCGTGATAAAGCAAAGGCACATTTGGATGCAGGGGCAAAGCGTGTTCTGGTTTCCGCTCCCTCAGAGGGTGCAGATCTTACGGTTGTTTATGGGGTTAATCATCAGTCTTTAAGCCGTGAGCATCGTATTGTTTCAAATGCCTCTTGTACAACCAATTGTTTGGCGCCCGTTGCACAAGTTTTGCATAACACGGTGGGTATTGAAAGGGGCTTTATGACAACAATCCATTCTTATACGGGGGATCAGCCCGTTTTAGATACCATGCATCGTGATCTTTATCGTGCGCGTGCGGCTGCTCTTTCGATGATTCCTACATCAACCGGAGCGGCAAAAGCTGTGGGGTTGGTTTTGCCAGAATTAAAGGGATTGCTTGATGGGGTGTCCATTCGTGTTCCAACCCCTAATGTTTCTGTGGTTGATTTGACATTTACGGCTCAGCGTTCCACAACAATTGAAGAAATTAATACAGCTATTGCGGCTGCTGCACGAGGTCCTCTAAAGGGCATTTTGGATATGACAGAAGAAAAGCTTGTGAGTTGTGATTTTAATCATAATCCGCATTCAGCGATTTTTCATAATGATCAAACCAAAGTGATTGATGGTAAGCTCTGTCGTGTTCTCGTTTGGTATGATAATGAATGGGGCTTTTCTAACCGTATGAGTGATACGGCGGTGGCTTTTGCTAAGACAATATAG
- a CDS encoding phosphoglycerate kinase encodes MGFRTLDDVDVAGKRVLVRVDFNVPMAQGKVCDETRLKRHKETLVELQKRGAKLILLSHCGRPKGKVESEFSLRSVVPVLEKIIKQPVAFAPDCIGSAAQVAVESLQNGGVVLLENVRFYAGEEKNDCSFAEALAHNGDLYVNDAFSVSHRAHASVEGITHLLPSYAGRLLQGELQALEKGLGNPTHPVVALVGGAKVSSKLFVLNHLVEKVDSLVIGGGMANSFLAAQGIHVGKSLCEHELMETVKKIIKKAQECHCTLLLPMDAIVGFRFEKNAPHRLYDISDIPADGMILDIGTRSIAHIKSAIDKAATLVWNGPLGVFEMSPFDKGTIAVARHAAERSLMGKLVSIAGGGDTVFALNHAGVANDFTYLSTAGGAFLEWMEGKVLPGILALMQA; translated from the coding sequence ATGGGTTTTCGTACACTTGATGATGTTGATGTTGCTGGAAAGCGTGTGCTTGTGCGGGTGGATTTTAATGTTCCTATGGCACAGGGTAAAGTTTGCGATGAAACGCGTCTTAAACGCCATAAAGAGACGCTCGTTGAACTGCAAAAGCGGGGAGCCAAGCTTATTCTGCTTTCTCATTGTGGTCGCCCCAAAGGAAAGGTCGAGTCAGAATTTTCACTCCGTTCTGTTGTGCCGGTGCTGGAAAAGATCATAAAACAGCCGGTTGCTTTTGCGCCGGACTGTATTGGTTCAGCTGCACAGGTAGCGGTGGAGTCATTGCAAAATGGAGGCGTTGTATTGCTCGAAAATGTTCGGTTTTATGCCGGTGAGGAAAAGAATGATTGTTCTTTTGCAGAAGCTTTGGCCCATAATGGGGATCTTTATGTCAATGATGCTTTTTCGGTTTCTCATCGTGCCCATGCTTCAGTGGAGGGAATAACCCATTTGTTACCCTCTTATGCGGGGCGATTACTGCAAGGGGAATTGCAGGCCTTAGAAAAAGGGCTTGGAAATCCAACGCATCCTGTGGTCGCACTGGTGGGAGGGGCAAAAGTTTCCAGTAAGCTTTTTGTTCTCAATCATTTGGTGGAAAAAGTCGACTCCTTGGTTATTGGGGGTGGGATGGCCAATAGTTTTTTAGCCGCGCAAGGCATTCATGTGGGGAAGTCACTGTGTGAACACGAATTGATGGAGACGGTCAAAAAAATTATTAAAAAAGCGCAGGAATGTCACTGTACACTTCTACTGCCTATGGATGCTATCGTTGGATTTCGCTTTGAAAAAAATGCACCGCATCGTCTTTATGATATTAGCGATATTCCTGCGGATGGCATGATATTGGATATTGGAACGCGCTCTATTGCTCATATCAAGAGCGCGATAGATAAGGCTGCGACTCTTGTGTGGAATGGACCTCTTGGTGTTTTTGAGATGTCTCCCTTTGATAAAGGAACAATTGCCGTTGCACGCCATGCCGCAGAACGCAGTTTGATGGGCAAGTTAGTTTCAATTGCGGGAGGAGGCGATACAGTTTTTGCTCTTAATCATGCGGGTGTTGCTAATGATTTTACTTATCTCTCAACTGCAGGAGGGGCTTTTTTAGAATGGATGGAAGGTAAGGTGCTTCCTGGTATTCTTGCTCTTATGCAAGCTTAA
- a CDS encoding class I fructose-bisphosphate aldolase gives MNERLEDIALSLVHAGKGILAADESTATIGKRFESIGVESNEDNRRAYREMLFSAKEAMESAISGVILFDETIRQKASTGQMLTDLIRDAGALPGIKVDTGAKPLAAFPQETITEGLDGLRERLKDYYALGARFAKWRAVIAIDAHTLPTRGAINQNAQALARYAALCQELNIVPIVEPEVLMDGPSCQHSIARCFEVTHAVLTTVFKELFEARVVLEGMILKPNMVIDGKDARKAGVEEVAEKTVRVLKQTVPCAVPGIAFLSGGQSDQEATAHLSAMNSLGALPWKLTFSYGRALQAAALKAWAGRHENIAVAQKAFCHRARMNHLAALGQWTKEQEKDSA, from the coding sequence ATGAATGAACGTCTTGAAGATATAGCACTTTCTCTGGTGCATGCTGGTAAGGGTATTTTGGCTGCCGATGAAAGTACTGCAACAATTGGTAAGCGTTTTGAAAGTATTGGTGTTGAGTCCAATGAGGATAACCGCCGCGCTTATCGTGAAATGCTTTTTAGCGCAAAAGAAGCTATGGAAAGTGCTATCTCTGGTGTTATTTTATTTGATGAAACCATTCGACAAAAAGCATCAACAGGGCAAATGTTGACGGATCTTATTCGGGATGCGGGTGCTTTGCCAGGAATTAAAGTTGATACCGGTGCTAAGCCCTTGGCTGCTTTTCCCCAAGAGACAATTACTGAAGGGTTAGATGGTCTCCGTGAGCGGCTGAAAGACTATTATGCTTTGGGCGCCCGTTTTGCGAAATGGCGCGCGGTGATTGCCATTGATGCACACACGCTGCCAACAAGAGGTGCCATTAATCAAAATGCGCAAGCTCTCGCTCGTTATGCTGCTTTATGTCAGGAACTCAATATTGTGCCGATTGTTGAGCCGGAGGTGCTTATGGATGGACCGTCGTGTCAACATTCCATTGCCCGTTGTTTTGAGGTGACACACGCTGTTTTGACAACTGTCTTTAAAGAACTATTTGAAGCTCGTGTTGTTTTAGAGGGGATGATTTTAAAACCCAATATGGTGATTGATGGCAAGGATGCGCGCAAGGCTGGTGTTGAAGAGGTGGCTGAAAAGACCGTCCGTGTGCTTAAACAAACGGTCCCTTGTGCTGTTCCAGGAATTGCTTTTCTCTCTGGGGGACAATCTGATCAGGAAGCGACAGCGCATTTGTCTGCCATGAATAGTTTAGGGGCATTGCCTTGGAAATTGACTTTTTCTTATGGACGAGCATTGCAAGCGGCTGCTTTAAAAGCATGGGCTGGTCGCCATGAAAATATTGCTGTTGCGCAAAAGGCATTTTGTCATCGTGCGCGGATGAATCATTTAGCTGCTTTAGGACAATGGACAAAAGAACAGGAAAAGGACAGTGCTTGA